A region of Desulfolithobacter dissulfuricans DNA encodes the following proteins:
- a CDS encoding glutamate synthase-related protein — translation MESIRSISVGPGSLTYTDFPWIIEHNEDRCVLCGKCAAVCPMESLELSYSRSRVPKLDILKKKRQSEYKVVVGIRQKTDTAHRCVGCGMCSMVCPNAAIGPRYNDNEHRTVFFADKKGDPYKRGGRKNQPGPTLLDRIVFDRISMLTDPALDAGRHEFYMNTVLGRVLPPEEFLRRKQSGEWIPPTREIFPFIIGGMSFGALSPNMWLGMLQGVAYCNEVLGIPVVMSTGEGGCPPWVLRSPYLKYLILQIASGYFGWDEIIRAIPEMVCDPCAIEIKYGQGAKPGDGGLLMGFKVSKLIARLRGVPQGVDLPSPPVHQTLYSIEESVGKMIQSLSTLFGFRVPVYPKISATTSAKAVLNNLVRNPFASGLCIDGLDAGTGAAYNVSMDAMGHPIASNIRECYLELCKQGRQNEIPLFAAGGVGKNGNITQNGMALIMLGASGIHVGRYIMQAAAGCLGNEKNRCNICNIGLCPKGITSQNPKLYRRLDPDQVAERVVEVFLSIRTEMKKIMAPLGRSQSLPVGMSDALGIADAEVAKRLQIKYVC, via the coding sequence ATGGAGTCAATTCGATCCATATCCGTTGGCCCAGGCAGCCTGACCTATACGGATTTTCCCTGGATCATCGAGCATAACGAGGACCGCTGTGTCCTGTGCGGCAAGTGCGCCGCTGTCTGCCCGATGGAGTCGCTTGAGTTGTCGTATTCGCGCAGCAGGGTGCCGAAACTCGATATTCTCAAGAAAAAACGTCAGTCCGAGTACAAGGTGGTGGTCGGTATCCGCCAGAAGACCGACACCGCCCATCGCTGTGTGGGCTGCGGCATGTGTTCCATGGTCTGCCCCAATGCGGCCATCGGACCGCGGTACAACGACAACGAGCACCGCACGGTGTTCTTTGCCGACAAGAAGGGCGATCCCTACAAGCGCGGCGGCCGGAAGAACCAGCCCGGTCCGACCCTGCTTGACCGGATAGTTTTTGACCGTATCTCCATGTTGACCGATCCGGCCCTGGATGCGGGCCGGCACGAATTCTACATGAATACGGTGCTTGGCCGGGTGCTGCCGCCGGAAGAGTTTCTCCGCCGCAAGCAGAGCGGTGAATGGATTCCGCCCACCCGGGAGATATTTCCCTTTATCATCGGTGGGATGTCCTTTGGTGCACTCTCGCCCAACATGTGGCTCGGGATGCTCCAGGGCGTGGCCTACTGCAACGAGGTTCTGGGAATTCCGGTGGTCATGTCCACCGGTGAGGGTGGCTGCCCTCCCTGGGTTCTGCGGAGCCCCTATCTCAAGTACCTGATTCTGCAGATCGCTTCAGGCTATTTCGGCTGGGACGAGATCATCCGCGCCATTCCGGAAATGGTCTGCGACCCATGCGCCATCGAGATCAAGTACGGTCAGGGGGCCAAGCCCGGCGACGGCGGGTTGCTCATGGGATTCAAGGTCAGCAAACTGATCGCCCGGCTCCGGGGTGTGCCCCAGGGAGTGGACCTGCCGTCTCCGCCTGTGCATCAGACCCTGTATTCCATCGAGGAGTCGGTGGGCAAGATGATCCAGTCGCTTTCCACCCTCTTTGGTTTCCGGGTTCCGGTCTATCCGAAGATCTCGGCTACGACCTCGGCCAAGGCGGTTCTCAATAACCTGGTCCGCAACCCCTTTGCCAGTGGTCTGTGCATCGACGGTCTGGATGCCGGTACCGGGGCAGCCTACAATGTCTCCATGGATGCCATGGGCCATCCCATTGCCTCCAATATCCGTGAATGCTATCTCGAACTCTGCAAGCAGGGCCGTCAGAACGAGATCCCGCTTTTTGCCGCCGGCGGTGTGGGCAAAAACGGCAACATCACCCAGAACGGCATGGCCCTGATCATGCTCGGGGCCTCGGGAATCCACGTGGGCCGCTACATCATGCAGGCTGCGGCCGGCTGTCTTGGTAACGAGAAGAATCGCTGCAATATCTGCAATATCGGCCTCTGTCCCAAGGGTATCACCAGTCAGAACCCCAAGCTGTATCGCCGGCTGGATCCGGATCAGGTGGCCGAGCGGGTGGTGGAGGTCTTCCTCTCCATTCGGACCGAGATGAAGAAGATCATGGCCCCCTTGGGCCGGTCCCAGAGTCTGCCAGTCGGCATGTCGGACGCCCTTGGTATCGCCGATGCCGAGGTGGCGAAGCGGCTGCAGATCAAATACGTTTGTTAA
- a CDS encoding 4Fe-4S dicluster domain-containing protein has translation MSTPQVIKGFDAQGRRIPSKDLDELIRAALKSGNYIRIESYGQHNIGCRLHGDEPITIEVTGPVGQRLGAMGMPGTTIISEGPASDDVGWLNIGADIIVKGDATNGVCNAMAAGRVMIGGSIGSRGLTMTKWNPEYDRPELWVLGSVGDTFAEFNCGGVAVVCGVEPKRPGTVLGYRPCVGMVGGWIYYRGETDGTYARNSAREQEPDDVQWQWLMDRMPEFLDKIGRPELLETLSRREEWKVLVAMTPQEKAKLLKGPMSMAEFRREHWDKTFKNGDPLADLAPDLDRSPIPVIVTGELRRKKPVWTSPGAQGKPCRDCHLCETVCPTAAISRQESDERFGYVSNDDKCIACGFCRDVCPVSIWHMEPLP, from the coding sequence GTGAGTACACCACAGGTCATCAAGGGCTTTGACGCGCAGGGACGACGGATTCCGTCCAAGGATCTGGACGAGTTGATCCGTGCGGCGCTCAAGTCCGGCAATTATATCAGGATAGAGTCCTATGGACAGCATAACATAGGTTGCCGGCTCCACGGTGACGAACCGATCACCATCGAGGTGACCGGGCCGGTGGGCCAGCGTCTGGGTGCCATGGGGATGCCGGGTACCACAATTATAAGCGAGGGCCCGGCCTCCGATGATGTCGGCTGGCTTAACATCGGTGCCGATATCATCGTCAAGGGAGATGCCACCAACGGCGTCTGTAACGCCATGGCCGCCGGCCGGGTGATGATCGGCGGTTCCATCGGCTCCCGCGGCCTGACCATGACCAAGTGGAATCCTGAATACGACCGGCCGGAACTGTGGGTGCTTGGCTCGGTGGGAGATACCTTTGCTGAATTCAACTGCGGCGGGGTGGCCGTGGTCTGCGGGGTTGAACCGAAGCGGCCCGGAACGGTGCTGGGTTACCGTCCCTGCGTGGGCATGGTGGGTGGCTGGATCTACTATCGGGGCGAAACCGACGGCACCTATGCCCGCAACTCCGCCCGGGAGCAGGAACCCGATGATGTCCAGTGGCAGTGGCTCATGGACCGGATGCCCGAGTTCCTCGATAAGATCGGCCGGCCCGAACTGCTCGAGACCCTGTCCAGGCGCGAGGAGTGGAAGGTCCTCGTGGCCATGACCCCCCAGGAGAAGGCCAAGCTGCTCAAGGGGCCGATGTCCATGGCCGAGTTCCGCCGGGAACACTGGGACAAGACTTTTAAAAACGGTGATCCCCTGGCCGATCTGGCTCCGGATCTGGATCGCAGTCCCATCCCGGTGATCGTCACCGGTGAACTGCGTCGCAAGAAACCGGTCTGGACCAGTCCCGGCGCTCAAGGCAAGCCGTGCCGAGACTGTCATCTCTGTGAAACAGTATGTCCGACAGCGGCTATCAGCCGTCAGGAGTCGGATGAGCGGTTTGGCTATGTGTCCAATGACGACAAATGCATAGCCTGCGGCTTCTGCCGCGATGTGTGTCCGGTTTCCATCTGGCACATGGAGCCCCTGCCATAG
- a CDS encoding methylated-DNA--[protein]-cysteine S-methyltransferase encodes MSVHHTFLTPIGPVRIIADRQGLCRIRLPGASPRDLVPETTPPTDPVLSQARQQITEYFKGVRRDFTLPLSISGTAFEKKVWDALQNIPWGDVWSYGQVARALGKMNLARAVGRAAGANPLPLVIPCHRVIGADRNLTGFAAGIAMKKYLLELEGWRTEQRRGRLFLTGRPEKTY; translated from the coding sequence ATGTCTGTCCACCACACCTTCCTCACTCCGATCGGCCCTGTCCGGATCATTGCCGACCGGCAGGGCCTGTGCCGGATCCGGTTACCTGGAGCATCGCCTCGCGATCTGGTCCCGGAGACCACGCCTCCCACAGACCCTGTCCTCAGCCAGGCCCGGCAGCAGATAACAGAGTATTTCAAAGGAGTTCGCCGGGACTTCACCCTGCCGCTTTCCATCAGTGGAACAGCGTTTGAAAAAAAGGTCTGGGATGCACTGCAGAATATACCCTGGGGGGATGTGTGGAGTTACGGCCAGGTGGCCCGGGCCCTGGGCAAGATGAACCTGGCCAGGGCCGTGGGGCGGGCTGCCGGCGCCAACCCGCTGCCTCTGGTCATCCCCTGCCATCGAGTCATTGGCGCCGACCGGAACCTGACCGGTTTTGCCGCCGGGATAGCGATGAAAAAGTATCTGCTGGAACTGGAGGGCTGGAGGACCGAACAACGACGCGGCCGGCTGTTTCTCACCGGGCGCCCTGAAAAAACCTATTGA
- a CDS encoding phosphate/phosphite/phosphonate ABC transporter substrate-binding protein produces the protein MPRKLTFFAVMVCLFFATLCQAGEVVKIGVLAKNGPAKALKKWAATGEYLTAKVSGKTFEIVPLDFDRVFPAVASGEVDFFLVNSSMFVTAKVKFGAEPILTMINSRQGRALTSFGGVIFTNAYNDAVNTLGDIKGKKFMAVKKSSFGGWQMAYKELLDAGIDPLKDFASVEFGNKHDNVVFAVQNEIVEVGTVRTDTLERLAASGAIAMEDFKIIAKKNYPDFPFVCSTKLYPEWPLARTAGTDAALTAQVVAALKELKPEDKAAKAAKIVGWTDPLDYSGVEELQKVLGVGAYEK, from the coding sequence ATGCCAAGGAAACTGACGTTTTTTGCAGTGATGGTGTGTTTGTTTTTCGCAACGCTCTGTCAGGCGGGCGAAGTGGTGAAAATCGGGGTACTGGCAAAAAACGGACCGGCAAAGGCCCTGAAGAAGTGGGCGGCGACAGGGGAGTATCTCACCGCCAAGGTCAGCGGCAAGACCTTTGAGATCGTGCCGCTCGATTTTGATAGGGTATTCCCGGCCGTGGCATCCGGCGAGGTGGATTTTTTCCTGGTCAACTCTTCCATGTTTGTCACCGCCAAGGTCAAATTCGGGGCCGAACCCATCCTGACCATGATCAATTCCCGCCAGGGCAGGGCTCTCACCTCCTTTGGCGGCGTTATCTTTACCAATGCCTATAACGACGCGGTAAATACGCTGGGCGATATCAAGGGGAAGAAGTTCATGGCGGTAAAAAAATCTTCATTCGGTGGCTGGCAGATGGCCTACAAGGAGCTCCTGGACGCTGGTATCGATCCCCTCAAGGATTTCGCCTCGGTGGAGTTCGGCAACAAGCATGATAACGTGGTTTTCGCGGTCCAGAACGAAATCGTCGAGGTGGGCACCGTGCGGACCGATACCCTGGAGCGTCTTGCCGCTTCCGGAGCCATTGCCATGGAGGATTTCAAGATCATCGCCAAAAAGAATTATCCGGATTTCCCTTTTGTCTGTTCCACGAAACTTTATCCCGAGTGGCCGCTGGCCAGGACAGCCGGAACCGACGCCGCCCTCACGGCCCAGGTCGTGGCCGCCCTCAAGGAGTTGAAACCCGAGGACAAGGCAGCCAAGGCCGCGAAAATTGTCGGCTGGACCGATCCGCTGGATTATTCAGGGGTGGAAGAGCTGCAGAAAGTTCTTGGCGTGGGAGCCTACGAGAAATAA
- a CDS encoding penicillin-binding transpeptidase domain-containing protein produces the protein MREALIHSRNIVTIKLLRKIGVKPVVELARRAGITSTLHPELTLALGASPVSLLEMTGAYTIFPSQGIYHEPFAITRIQDRFGHSVPWKKTSPHKVIRPDTARTMTAILQEVINRGTGRLARGIPGAAGKTGTSDRNMDAWFIGYTEDVTAGVWLGHDRSSSLGRGETGGRAAAPVWKTFMQQKRNP, from the coding sequence CTGCGCGAAGCCCTCATCCATTCACGCAACATCGTTACCATCAAGCTGCTGCGTAAAATCGGCGTAAAGCCGGTTGTTGAGCTGGCCAGACGGGCAGGGATAACCAGTACCCTGCATCCGGAGCTGACACTTGCCCTGGGCGCCTCCCCGGTCTCGCTGCTGGAAATGACCGGGGCCTATACCATTTTCCCCAGCCAGGGGATCTATCATGAGCCCTTTGCCATCACCAGGATACAGGACCGCTTCGGCCACTCTGTGCCCTGGAAAAAGACCAGTCCACACAAGGTGATCCGTCCGGATACGGCCCGGACCATGACTGCCATTCTCCAGGAGGTCATCAACCGGGGAACCGGACGCCTGGCCCGGGGCATTCCCGGAGCAGCCGGCAAGACGGGGACCTCGGACCGTAACATGGATGCCTGGTTCATCGGCTACACCGAAGACGTCACAGCCGGGGTCTGGCTCGGCCATGACCGGTCGAGTTCCCTTGGGCGGGGCGAAACCGGTGGTCGGGCGGCGGCCCCTGTATGGAAAACATTCATGCAACAGAAGAGGAATCCCTGA
- a CDS encoding transglycosylase domain-containing protein, whose product MKRQKKTSKRPARRPVWDHTHIIFFLMGTCGLVTLLVGFALAWFLSLDIPDIRTVDDYRPLVTTTLLDRHGRPVDAIYRENRIVLTWDQMPPLLPQAFVAAEDSRYWQHGGLDVWSIARAFINNLRSGRRSQGGSTITQQVTRSLMLSREKSYFRKVTEAILAYRLDRMLSKQEILTLYLNEIYLGEGAYGVEAASRTYFGKPASRLRLGEMALLAGLPQAPSRYSPLKHFSRARARQRYVLNRMAEDGLISAEEARRAFNEKITFQPASKARRTMNGYFTDYVRSRLEQLYGREELYRAGLTVWTTLDSELQERAVRAIRAGSEAVWQREQTPQPPQGALVALDNRTGRILAMVGGTDYDKSPYNRAVLANRQPGSVFKPLVYAAAFERGISPDLQLNDAPLSSATGTARSGRRRTTAIPGTGPQPCAKPSSIHATSLPSSCCVKSA is encoded by the coding sequence GTGAAAAGACAAAAAAAAACAAGCAAACGTCCGGCGCGGCGACCGGTCTGGGACCATACCCACATCATCTTTTTTCTCATGGGTACCTGCGGCCTGGTCACCTTGCTTGTGGGCTTTGCCCTGGCCTGGTTTCTTTCCCTGGACATCCCGGATATCCGCACGGTGGATGATTACCGACCCCTGGTCACCACCACGCTGCTCGATCGCCACGGCAGACCGGTGGACGCCATCTACCGGGAGAACCGTATCGTCCTGACATGGGACCAGATGCCCCCCCTCCTGCCCCAGGCCTTTGTCGCGGCCGAGGACAGCCGCTACTGGCAGCATGGCGGGCTCGACGTCTGGTCCATTGCCCGCGCCTTTATCAACAACCTCCGTTCCGGTCGTCGGAGCCAGGGGGGCTCCACCATCACCCAGCAGGTCACCCGCTCGCTCATGCTCTCGCGGGAAAAAAGTTATTTCCGCAAGGTTACCGAGGCGATCCTGGCCTATCGGCTGGACCGGATGCTCTCCAAACAGGAAATACTGACCCTGTACCTCAACGAAATCTATCTAGGTGAAGGGGCCTATGGAGTGGAGGCGGCCAGCCGCACCTATTTCGGCAAACCAGCCAGCAGACTGCGCCTTGGCGAGATGGCCCTGCTGGCCGGACTGCCCCAGGCCCCGAGCCGCTACTCACCGCTGAAACATTTTTCCCGGGCCAGGGCCAGGCAGCGCTACGTCCTCAACCGAATGGCCGAGGACGGGCTGATCAGTGCCGAAGAGGCACGCCGGGCCTTTAATGAGAAGATCACTTTCCAGCCCGCCTCCAAGGCGCGGCGGACCATGAACGGGTATTTCACCGACTATGTCCGATCCCGACTGGAACAACTTTATGGCCGCGAGGAGCTCTACCGGGCCGGGCTGACGGTCTGGACCACCCTGGACAGCGAACTGCAGGAGCGGGCCGTCCGGGCCATCCGCGCCGGCAGCGAAGCGGTCTGGCAACGGGAACAGACCCCGCAGCCGCCCCAGGGAGCCCTGGTGGCCCTGGATAACCGGACCGGCCGTATCCTGGCCATGGTCGGCGGGACCGACTATGATAAAAGCCCCTACAACCGGGCGGTGCTGGCCAACCGCCAGCCAGGCTCGGTCTTCAAGCCCCTGGTCTATGCCGCGGCCTTTGAGCGCGGGATCTCCCCGGACCTGCAACTCAACGACGCCCCCTTGTCATCCGCAACCGGGACGGCTCGGTCTGGGCGCCGAAGAACTACAGCAATACCTGGCACGGGCCCACAACCCTGCGCGAAGCCCTCATCCATTCACGCAACATCGTTACCATCAAGCTGCTGCGTAAAATCGGCGTAA